Below is a genomic region from Oceanivirga salmonicida.
TATATATGCTTCTTCACTTGAATTTCCTCTTACAACAGCAACTAATCCTTTTTCTTTTAAAAAATTTAATGTTTCATATTTTTTCATAATCATACCCCCGAATATGCACTAAATCCACAATCAATAGGTATAATTATACCTGTTATTGCTGAAGATTTTTCATAATCTGCTAAAAATTCTATTGCCCCATTTATTTCATTTGTATTTACAAATCTGCCCATTGGAGTAGATTTTAATATTTTTTTACTTCTACTTGTAAAAGTACCATCATCATTAAATAATAATTTTTCATTTTGATGTGTTCTCAAAAATCCAGGAGCAATAGCATTACATCTTATATCTACGTGTGAAAAATGAACAGCTACCCATTTTGTAAAATTACTTACTGCTGCTTTAGCACTTGAATATGCAGGTATTTTTGTAAGTGGATTATATGCACTCATGCTTGTAATATTTATAATATTACATTCTTTTTTTCCTATCATATCTTTTGTAAATATTTGAGTAGGTAAAATAGTTCCCATAATATTTAAATTAAATACAAATTCTATACCATTTTTTTCTAAATCAAAAAATGTTTTCATTTCTTCAAGCATATCACTTTCATAATATTCATTATTTGTTGTTGCTTTTGGTGAATTTCCACCTGCTCCATTTATCAAAATATCACATTTTCCTAAATCTCTCAAAATTTTATCATGAGAATTTTTTATACTTTCTATATCTAAAACATTACATTCATATGCTTTGGCAATATTATTCTCATTTATTATTTCATCAGCATATTTTTGTGCTTCTGTTAAATTAATATCTAACAATGCGATTTTTGCCCCTTTTCTAGCCAAATTTTTAGCGATTTCCGAACAAATTACTCCACCTGCTCCTGTTATAACTACTACCTTATCCTTTAACATAATTAACCTCAAACTTTCTTCCCATAAACTTTATCACACATTTCCCAAAGTCCGTTTATATATGTTACACCCAAAGCTCTATCATATAATCCATAGCCAGGTTTTCCAATTTCTCCCCATATCATTCTTCCATGATCAGGTCTAAAATATCCATTATAACCAAAGCTATGATATACTTTTACTATTTCCGCAAAATCTAAACTTCCTTCTTTTGATATATGACCAGACTCTTCAAAACTTCCATCTTCCAATATTTTTATATTTCTCAAATGAGCAAAATGTATTCTACCTTCTGGTCCAAATTCTTTTACCATATCTATATAATCATTTTTCGGATCACAACCTAATGAACCTGCACACATAGTTAAACCATGATGTGTATCATTATATATATCTAAAAATCTTCTTAAATTTTCTTTACAAGTTATTATTCTTGGTATCCCAAATATAGAATACGGTGGATCATCTGGATGTATTGCCATATTTATCTCACATTCTATAGCAACAGGAATTATTTCTTTTAAAAAATATTCTAAATTTTTCCATAATCCTTCTTCTCCCAATGCTTTATATTCGTTTATTAATTCAGTCATTTCTTTTATATTATACGAAGAATCCCAACCTGGTAAAGCTAACTTTGTTGGATCTAATTTATCAATTTGGCTTTTATAATATACTA
It encodes:
- the uxuA gene encoding mannonate dehydratase; translated protein: MKIGFRWYGPEDNIPVEYIRHIPNVDTVVTAIYSVPVGEVWPMEDILNLKKQVEKVGLNFHVIESIPVHEDIKLGKRDYKRYIENYKENIRRCAKVGVKVICYNFMPVFDWTRSELNHEREDGSTCLVYYKSQIDKLDPTKLALPGWDSSYNIKEMTELINEYKALGEEGLWKNLEYFLKEIIPVAIECEINMAIHPDDPPYSIFGIPRIITCKENLRRFLDIYNDTHHGLTMCAGSLGCDPKNDYIDMVKEFGPEGRIHFAHLRNIKILEDGSFEESGHISKEGSLDFAEIVKVYHSFGYNGYFRPDHGRMIWGEIGKPGYGLYDRALGVTYINGLWEMCDKVYGKKV
- a CDS encoding SDR family oxidoreductase; the encoded protein is MLKDKVVVITGAGGVICSEIAKNLARKGAKIALLDINLTEAQKYADEIINENNIAKAYECNVLDIESIKNSHDKILRDLGKCDILINGAGGNSPKATTNNEYYESDMLEEMKTFFDLEKNGIEFVFNLNIMGTILPTQIFTKDMIGKKECNIINITSMSAYNPLTKIPAYSSAKAAVSNFTKWVAVHFSHVDIRCNAIAPGFLRTHQNEKLLFNDDGTFTSRSKKILKSTPMGRFVNTNEINGAIEFLADYEKSSAITGIIIPIDCGFSAYSGV